The Paraburkholderia sp. ZP32-5 genome includes a window with the following:
- the imuA gene encoding translesion DNA synthesis-associated protein ImuA, whose translation MAALPQHVESIHPALWRGAQLARAPGRPVDTGYAALSAELLGGGWPLDALVELLVQQLGVGEMRLLKPALAKLSARPIALLPPPHVLNSLAFSYLGLPVDRLMRLRAPKTADALWCAERMLQAKSCGALILWQQHIRTEALRRLHLAAQASSQLWKILSSALSTRRVLVSSRSLGY comes from the coding sequence ATGGCCGCCTTGCCTCAACACGTCGAGTCGATTCACCCAGCGCTCTGGCGCGGGGCGCAACTCGCACGTGCCCCTGGCAGGCCGGTGGATACAGGCTACGCAGCCCTTTCGGCCGAACTGCTCGGCGGTGGCTGGCCGCTGGACGCACTGGTAGAACTGCTGGTCCAACAACTAGGGGTAGGCGAGATGCGACTCCTGAAGCCGGCGCTCGCCAAACTGAGCGCGCGGCCGATTGCGCTGCTTCCGCCACCGCACGTGCTCAATTCGCTGGCGTTCTCCTATCTCGGCCTGCCAGTGGACCGGCTCATGAGATTGCGGGCACCGAAGACGGCGGACGCACTCTGGTGCGCGGAGCGCATGCTTCAGGCGAAGAGTTGCGGCGCCCTCATCCTGTGGCAGCAGCATATCCGGACCGAGGCGCTGCGGCGATTGCACCTTGCGGCTCAGGCATCCTCGCAGCTTTGGAAGATACTATCCTCCGCGCTGTCCACAAGAAGGGTGCTGGTGAGTTCACGCTCTCTGGGTTACTGA
- a CDS encoding HNH endonuclease signature motif containing protein: protein MTTQYDWCFKGEGGPYLVNIWHDGMNEDGDEISFIDSASDWAQENIATATPVQLNRADAVSALMVEAYYRKQPIRVAILDGVRRRKGLRETSEAHQRELDPVLWYPHHRNEDRRIVVIRGKPQPVDFDPYAEDQEYEELRRARLSVAPAVPTKKSVAPATATAIYERDSAVVRAAKLRAADGNCELCGKKGFVTASGAYYLEAHHVIPLNCGGADDERNVIAICADDHRQAHYGEDRHDLRDSMIWGVLAKKYPHDEEFFEGLDEKSHQIAQGDTGDKRLEENRIET, encoded by the coding sequence ATGACGACGCAGTATGATTGGTGCTTCAAAGGCGAAGGTGGTCCCTATCTGGTCAACATCTGGCACGACGGTATGAATGAGGATGGCGATGAGATTTCATTCATCGACAGCGCCTCGGACTGGGCGCAAGAAAATATCGCGACTGCTACTCCGGTTCAATTGAATCGCGCGGATGCGGTATCGGCGTTGATGGTAGAGGCTTACTACCGAAAGCAGCCGATTCGTGTGGCGATTCTTGATGGAGTACGACGTAGGAAAGGGCTGCGGGAGACGAGCGAGGCACATCAGCGCGAGTTGGACCCTGTCCTCTGGTACCCGCATCACCGAAATGAAGACCGACGGATTGTCGTTATCCGCGGCAAGCCACAGCCCGTCGACTTCGACCCTTATGCCGAAGACCAAGAGTATGAAGAGCTGCGCAGAGCTAGATTGTCCGTTGCACCTGCCGTTCCCACCAAGAAGTCAGTTGCTCCGGCCACCGCCACTGCCATTTACGAGCGTGATTCGGCCGTGGTCCGCGCGGCGAAGCTGCGAGCTGCAGATGGGAACTGTGAGCTATGCGGAAAGAAGGGCTTTGTGACGGCGAGCGGCGCGTATTACCTGGAGGCGCACCATGTCATCCCGCTGAATTGCGGCGGAGCAGACGACGAACGGAATGTAATCGCTATTTGCGCAGATGACCATCGGCAGGCACATTACGGAGAAGACCGTCATGACCTTCGTGACAGCATGATTTGGGGCGTGCTTGCGAAGAAGTATCCTCACGACGAAGAGTTCTTCGAAGGTCTTGATGAAAAATCTCATCAAATCGCGCAAGGCGACACTGGCGACAAGCGCTTGGAAGAAAACAGGATTGAAACTTAG
- a CDS encoding HAD domain-containing protein produces MSDRQVLFLDYDGVLHRGGAYRTKRGIISSDPTHIKLFEYADVLAAILAPYPSVELVLSTSWVKGLGFNRARSALPAADLRAKVVWATYHSRFHDAYFWDGMARGILVLGYVNRHRLVHWLALDDMDDGFDDEPGRPVHCDPDEGLGDPDIQEGLKAALYAQFGEMR; encoded by the coding sequence ATGTCTGACCGGCAAGTACTCTTTCTCGACTACGACGGTGTTCTGCATCGGGGTGGCGCTTACCGCACGAAGCGCGGCATCATCAGTAGCGACCCCACTCACATCAAGTTGTTTGAGTACGCCGATGTCTTGGCAGCGATTCTCGCTCCGTATCCTAGCGTCGAATTGGTCTTGTCGACGTCATGGGTGAAAGGGCTCGGATTTAATCGCGCACGGAGTGCGTTGCCAGCTGCTGACCTTCGCGCTAAGGTGGTATGGGCAACTTATCACTCCAGGTTCCATGACGCATATTTCTGGGACGGCATGGCTAGAGGGATACTGGTCCTCGGATATGTGAATCGCCATCGGTTGGTCCACTGGCTCGCACTAGACGACATGGACGATGGCTTCGATGACGAACCCGGCCGTCCCGTACATTGTGACCCAGACGAAGGGCTCGGAGACCCAGATATTCAAGAGGGTTTGAAGGCGGCGTTATATGCCCAATTTGGCGAAATGCGATGA
- a CDS encoding BPSL0761 family protein has translation MTTPVERSRAVTEVRWFLQTLAEAREPIDVPGLIQSVAVGLLRHYPFEADLMESAAALPEVWAAPCSRARRLRLLRGSRD, from the coding sequence GTGACCACGCCTGTTGAGCGCTCGCGGGCGGTCACTGAAGTCCGATGGTTTCTGCAGACGCTTGCGGAAGCCCGTGAACCCATCGATGTGCCGGGCCTTATCCAATCCGTTGCAGTGGGGCTTCTTCGACATTACCCATTCGAAGCTGACCTTATGGAGTCGGCTGCCGCGTTGCCAGAGGTGTGGGCTGCACCGTGTTCACGGGCTAGGCGCCTCCGGCTGCTCCGCGGTTCGCGAGACTAA
- a CDS encoding DUF6471 domain-containing protein: MQAKVTNSHAKESRAPGDEQESVWSGLVSRGIRATLARQDMSYADLAAALADMGVPDTFRGVQAKSQRGTCRFTFFLQVVLASRTDYPAAWEKALTATQSWEQRASAVLQSELSLQPWLTWAGLAARLSEIGVVVTSKDLESQAKSGTFPAALFLQCATVCRFEGIGRFVDVSSLNGAAVDGHQRAEQHR; the protein is encoded by the coding sequence ATGCAAGCGAAAGTTACTAATTCTCATGCGAAGGAATCGCGAGCGCCGGGCGACGAGCAGGAAAGCGTCTGGTCGGGCCTCGTATCGCGTGGAATTCGCGCGACGCTTGCCCGGCAGGACATGAGCTACGCGGACCTGGCTGCAGCGCTCGCCGACATGGGTGTGCCTGATACCTTTCGCGGTGTTCAGGCGAAGTCGCAGCGCGGGACCTGCCGGTTCACCTTCTTTCTGCAGGTGGTTCTGGCTTCCCGGACCGACTACCCGGCAGCTTGGGAGAAGGCCCTGACCGCAACGCAATCATGGGAGCAACGCGCATCGGCCGTCTTGCAGTCAGAACTGTCTCTCCAGCCGTGGCTGACCTGGGCGGGGCTGGCAGCGCGACTTTCGGAGATTGGGGTCGTCGTCACCTCGAAGGACTTGGAGAGTCAGGCCAAAAGCGGCACTTTCCCAGCGGCTTTGTTCCTTCAGTGTGCGACCGTGTGCCGGTTCGAAGGTATCGGTCGGTTCGTGGACGTCTCGTCTCTGAACGGCGCTGCGGTGGACGGTCACCAAAGGGCGGAGCAGCATCGGTAA
- a CDS encoding HAD domain-containing protein yields the protein MNLYLNLDGVLHPNQVAYRPGRAPELEIEGHRVLEHAHLLTEVLAAHEDVGIVLNTWWTYYLGFDTCLNLLSAALASRVTGAVLGFSASYCELPHRVREAETRITDSRSDAYLILDHSNARYLRCYLPHLLAVNESEGMATPQAAQVLRRRIDMIVSEERMKMRHP from the coding sequence ATGAATTTATACCTTAATCTGGACGGGGTACTGCACCCGAATCAGGTCGCGTATCGACCCGGTCGAGCGCCCGAACTGGAGATAGAAGGCCATCGCGTGCTGGAGCATGCCCATCTGCTGACAGAAGTTCTCGCCGCTCACGAAGACGTAGGCATTGTGCTCAACACGTGGTGGACCTACTACCTCGGCTTCGACACTTGCCTGAACCTGCTCTCAGCGGCCCTCGCATCCCGCGTGACCGGCGCCGTTCTTGGATTCTCCGCGTCGTATTGCGAATTGCCTCATCGCGTTCGCGAAGCAGAGACACGGATTACGGACAGCCGCTCGGACGCTTATCTGATACTGGACCACAGCAACGCACGCTACCTACGTTGCTACCTTCCGCATCTGCTTGCCGTCAACGAATCCGAAGGGATGGCGACTCCCCAAGCCGCTCAGGTATTGCGGCGTCGTATCGACATGATTGTCAGCGAGGAGCGTATGAAGATGCGGCATCCTTAA
- a CDS encoding DDE-type integrase/transposase/recombinase, whose amino-acid sequence MKIELPVTLAPISTWQQRDAQWRETYPLGSAKPYTNEELRAAFVEWGTPEQGQKYIIRSRIESPTRKFPGRGGNVISQYTSLKMKKRLGTESKRVEFPAVVHADFDGVTHELYCQPVKVGIPTVIRRTSSRGKVTEYTHEVPCTPDILRLTKHGPILEEWKTEEDLRKLAKRNSNRFFKTDDGTWRCPEREAYFNQLGIDYCVRSSDEIATTFAENLQFLKPYFKPDARPLDDAQWSVIEDIVGQCGAMSLASLLALAYEDETPWNETVVLPTPPGRFRREDVHKAISEQRLYVDLDYDELSDPFSVVVCSSPEQLELVKWRRPPPHAVSESFVMNVEVGTEFVFNKQPHTFVVTGLPAGKVLFRNSDSTTFEEISDAQFQLSLFKGDIRPLSSPKTTQELLADYEYVSDERIAVARGRLELLRNLEKMDAPHGFSVRTLQSWRKLLRAAGDSQPLQLLALIPGIPGGARRVPQLTLDVLALIREVALSGNNPTNPLNSHSYEKLKRLCKERNIKPCTKNTFYRRSARFRDEKLREGSRRAYSKEPAVWYLNRAESIHGGWPFARVHIDHTKLDIIIKVRGYGGRWYRLRPWLTIVMDAQSRAVLAFYLSAHPPSTVSCMMAMRSMVSIHKRVPDTIVVDNGAEFRSAAFDRFCDLNDITLDFRPAHKARFGGVVERLFGTTNTLLIHNLVGNTKATQHVRTLTRSIDPMRADHLSFVELHGLLEYFFFAEYNRERVHPAHDHTPEQFMHHQFMMTSRRQTRLRPYDTNFMLQTLVPVSRRGTRTVNPRMGVKIGPIYYWTDEFAAHRHKSKEVPVFVDMWDVSVAYAIINGKWHKCISPLLRRFQKLTFIELRYALYEVRLRLKAAPEADFESVISDVFADHTLPPAAEATAATRQIYGAAGLAAIEIRKVVADDVVEVPSTSGTDSGQTYVKVQQSTTSLKLQKQKSTRVRNPNAQPQSEVTANDDARNEKPPFNFGFKIGYTSLPVRRPI is encoded by the coding sequence ATGAAAATTGAGCTTCCAGTTACCCTTGCGCCCATCTCGACCTGGCAGCAGAGGGATGCCCAGTGGCGCGAGACCTACCCCTTAGGGTCGGCAAAGCCCTACACCAACGAAGAACTTCGTGCCGCATTTGTGGAGTGGGGAACCCCGGAACAAGGGCAGAAGTACATCATCCGGTCGCGCATAGAGTCACCAACTCGCAAATTTCCCGGCCGTGGCGGCAATGTGATTAGTCAGTACACGTCGCTCAAAATGAAGAAGAGGCTGGGGACCGAAAGCAAGAGGGTCGAATTCCCGGCCGTCGTACACGCGGACTTCGATGGCGTCACTCACGAGTTGTACTGTCAGCCGGTGAAGGTGGGCATCCCCACTGTCATACGCCGTACGTCGTCACGGGGCAAGGTCACCGAATATACCCACGAGGTCCCGTGCACGCCTGACATCCTTCGCTTGACCAAGCATGGTCCGATACTTGAGGAATGGAAGACAGAAGAGGACCTTCGAAAGCTCGCCAAGAGAAATTCGAACCGGTTCTTCAAGACCGACGATGGTACGTGGCGCTGCCCCGAACGGGAGGCCTACTTCAACCAGCTCGGCATCGACTATTGCGTTCGCTCCTCGGACGAAATCGCAACCACATTTGCGGAGAACCTGCAGTTTCTGAAGCCGTATTTCAAACCAGATGCGCGACCGTTGGACGATGCTCAATGGTCGGTCATCGAAGATATTGTTGGGCAGTGCGGAGCGATGAGCCTGGCGTCTCTACTCGCACTCGCGTATGAGGACGAGACACCCTGGAACGAGACCGTAGTCCTTCCGACACCCCCTGGTCGATTCCGGAGAGAGGACGTTCACAAGGCCATTTCAGAACAACGCCTTTACGTCGACCTCGACTATGACGAGTTGTCCGACCCGTTCTCCGTCGTGGTCTGCTCAAGTCCCGAACAGCTGGAGCTCGTCAAATGGCGTCGTCCTCCGCCCCACGCCGTCTCCGAAAGCTTCGTCATGAACGTTGAGGTCGGCACCGAGTTCGTCTTCAACAAGCAACCTCATACCTTCGTTGTGACCGGCTTGCCGGCTGGGAAGGTGCTCTTCCGCAACTCTGATTCAACGACCTTCGAAGAAATCAGCGACGCACAGTTTCAGCTGTCGCTCTTCAAGGGCGATATCCGACCGCTCTCCTCACCAAAGACAACGCAGGAATTGCTCGCCGATTACGAATACGTTTCCGACGAGCGAATCGCCGTAGCGCGCGGCAGGCTCGAGCTCCTCAGAAATCTCGAAAAGATGGATGCCCCTCACGGGTTCAGCGTCCGGACATTGCAGAGCTGGCGAAAGCTTCTGCGCGCGGCAGGCGATTCGCAGCCGTTGCAGTTGCTTGCATTGATACCGGGAATACCTGGCGGTGCCCGCAGGGTTCCACAGCTTACGCTTGACGTCCTGGCGTTGATTAGAGAGGTGGCCCTCAGTGGGAACAATCCAACTAATCCACTGAATAGCCACTCTTATGAGAAGCTCAAGCGCCTGTGCAAGGAGCGGAACATCAAGCCGTGCACAAAAAATACGTTTTACCGCCGCTCGGCACGCTTCCGCGATGAGAAGTTGCGCGAAGGAAGCCGCCGGGCCTACAGCAAGGAACCCGCCGTCTGGTATCTGAATCGAGCCGAGAGCATTCACGGGGGCTGGCCGTTTGCCCGCGTACACATCGACCACACGAAGCTCGACATTATCATCAAGGTGCGCGGTTACGGTGGTCGTTGGTACAGGCTACGTCCCTGGCTGACCATCGTGATGGACGCTCAGTCTCGCGCCGTCCTCGCCTTCTACCTCTCAGCGCATCCGCCTAGCACCGTAAGCTGCATGATGGCAATGCGCAGCATGGTCTCCATTCACAAGCGGGTCCCGGACACGATTGTCGTCGACAACGGGGCAGAGTTCAGGTCAGCCGCGTTCGACAGGTTTTGTGACCTGAACGATATAACCCTCGATTTCCGGCCCGCGCACAAGGCGAGATTCGGCGGCGTTGTCGAGCGTCTCTTCGGAACCACCAACACGTTGCTGATTCACAACCTCGTGGGCAACACAAAGGCCACTCAACACGTCCGCACCCTGACTCGGTCAATCGACCCGATGCGAGCTGACCATCTTAGCTTCGTCGAGCTCCACGGGCTGCTCGAATATTTCTTCTTCGCCGAGTACAACCGGGAACGCGTCCATCCTGCTCACGACCATACACCAGAGCAGTTCATGCATCACCAGTTCATGATGACCAGTCGGCGGCAAACGCGCCTACGTCCCTATGACACCAACTTCATGCTCCAGACGTTGGTCCCGGTATCGAGGAGGGGCACCCGCACGGTCAATCCGCGGATGGGCGTGAAGATTGGACCCATCTACTACTGGACAGACGAGTTTGCTGCGCATCGCCATAAGAGCAAGGAAGTCCCGGTATTCGTTGACATGTGGGACGTGAGCGTCGCCTACGCAATCATCAATGGCAAGTGGCACAAGTGCATCTCGCCGCTGCTCAGGCGCTTCCAGAAGTTGACCTTCATTGAGCTTCGGTACGCGCTGTACGAAGTCCGTCTGCGCCTGAAGGCTGCTCCCGAGGCCGACTTTGAATCGGTCATCTCTGACGTTTTCGCAGACCACACGCTCCCGCCAGCAGCAGAAGCAACGGCTGCGACACGCCAGATTTATGGGGCAGCTGGTCTCGCCGCAATTGAAATCAGAAAGGTTGTTGCAGATGACGTGGTCGAAGTCCCTTCGACGAGCGGGACTGACTCAGGGCAGACCTACGTGAAGGTTCAGCAGTCGACCACGTCGCTCAAGCTGCAGAAACAGAAGTCCACGCGCGTGCGGAATCCTAATGCCCAGCCCCAATCGGAGGTCACCGCGAACGACGATGCGCGAAACGAAAAGCCTCCGTTCAATTTTGGTTTCAAGATTGGCTACACATCACTTCCCGTCCGTCGTCCCATCTAG
- a CDS encoding ATP-binding protein, with translation MAMLTREQAIAGSPEDKEEYLKWLFVPHRNLEILAKEVSRRMTAGAGLSLTVVVGPTGIGKSSFGRMQLRNLLKRYQVQIQERPHVIPAVMSEVDPADHTGEMNFVLLYNRLCSDLLVPSALDMVAAPMESDELWDPIKRGRLEFESALIKRELRHLILDEAVHFTNSRTNPLLYGDFLKSLSNRAGFNLLLLGAYGCEELAIASDQLGRRVGVIHYPRYLQTQDDAKEFGTFLRSYVASLPYKLEFELTDNQIEYMLVGTVGLPGLAADVLKRACEHCCFERYPAWNEEKLRLAMPSKAAQRKIARATIEGETNVLPFLNTDEAVDYMTEEQVRTELRQEEAERKALNCRSAR, from the coding sequence ATGGCAATGCTTACTCGCGAACAAGCTATCGCAGGCTCGCCTGAGGACAAGGAGGAGTACCTCAAGTGGCTCTTCGTCCCACATCGCAATCTTGAGATTCTCGCCAAGGAAGTCAGCAGGCGGATGACTGCAGGCGCGGGGCTGTCACTTACAGTGGTTGTGGGTCCAACCGGTATAGGGAAATCGAGCTTCGGTCGCATGCAGTTGCGTAATCTCCTGAAGCGTTACCAAGTGCAAATACAGGAACGGCCTCATGTCATCCCAGCTGTCATGAGCGAAGTGGACCCAGCCGACCACACGGGTGAAATGAATTTTGTCCTGTTGTATAACCGGTTGTGCTCAGACCTACTGGTTCCCAGCGCCCTTGATATGGTCGCCGCACCAATGGAATCTGACGAACTGTGGGACCCCATTAAGCGGGGTCGCCTCGAGTTCGAAAGCGCGTTGATAAAGCGCGAATTGCGGCATCTCATCCTCGATGAAGCAGTCCACTTCACGAACTCCAGAACCAACCCGCTGCTGTATGGCGATTTCCTCAAGTCACTATCGAACCGCGCTGGCTTCAATCTGTTACTTCTCGGAGCATACGGGTGTGAAGAGCTTGCTATCGCGAGTGACCAGTTGGGTCGTCGCGTTGGAGTCATTCACTATCCGCGATACCTGCAAACGCAGGACGACGCCAAAGAGTTCGGAACCTTCCTCAGGTCGTATGTCGCATCCCTGCCGTACAAACTCGAATTCGAACTGACCGACAACCAGATTGAATACATGCTGGTCGGCACCGTTGGCCTCCCTGGGTTAGCCGCCGATGTCTTAAAAAGGGCTTGCGAACATTGCTGCTTCGAGCGATATCCCGCGTGGAACGAAGAAAAGCTTCGCCTTGCAATGCCATCAAAAGCAGCGCAGCGAAAAATTGCAAGGGCTACCATCGAAGGCGAAACTAATGTCTTGCCGTTCCTCAATACAGATGAAGCGGTCGATTACATGACCGAGGAACAAGTTCGCACAGAACTCAGACAGGAAGAGGCTGAACGCAAGGCCTTGAACTGCAGGAGTGCTCGATGA